Proteins encoded within one genomic window of Lagenorhynchus albirostris chromosome 9, mLagAlb1.1, whole genome shotgun sequence:
- the RPS3 gene encoding small ribosomal subunit protein uS3: protein MAVQISKKRKFVADGIFKAELNEFLTRELAEDGYSGVEVRVTPTRTEIIILATRTQNVLGEKGRRIRELTAVVQKRFGFPEGSVELYAEKVATRGLCAIAQAESLRYKLLGGLAVRRACYGVLRFIMESGAKGCEVVVSGKLRGQRAKSMKFVDGLMIHSGDPVNYYVDTAVRHVLLRQGVLGIKVKIMLPWDPTGKIGPKKPLPDHVSIVEPKDEILPTTPISEQKGGKPEPPAMPQPVPTA from the exons ATGGCGGTGCAGATATCCAAGAAGAGGAAG TTTGTTGCTGACGGCATATTCAAAGCTGAACTGAATGAGTTTCTCACTCGGGAGCTGGCTGAAGATGGGTACTCTGGAGTTGAGGTCCGAGTTACACCAACCAGGACAGAAATCATTATCTTGGCTACCAG GACACAGAATGTTCTTGGTGAGAAGGGCCGGCGGATCCGGGAATTGACTGCTGTGGTTCAGAAGAGATTTGGCTTCCCTGAGGGCAGTGTAGAG CTTTATGCTGAAAAGGTGGCCACGAGAGGTCTGTGTGCCATTGCCCAGGCAGAGTCTCTGCGTTACAAACTCCTAGGAGGCCTTGCTGTGCGGAG GGCCTGCTATGGTGTGCTGCGGTTCATCATGGAGAGTGGGGCCAAAGGCTGCGAGGTCGTGGTGTCGGGGAAGCTCCGAGGACAGAGGGCTAAATCCATGAAGTTTGTGGATGGCCTGATGATCCACAGTGGGGACCCTGTTAACTACTATGTTGATACTGCTGTGCGCCACGTGCTGCTCAGACAGG GTGTGCTGGGCATCAAGGTAAAGATCATGCTGCCTTGGGACCCAACTGGTAAGATTGGCCCTAAGAAGCCCCTGCCTGATCACGTGAGCATTGTGGAACCCAAAGATGAAATACTGCCCACCACTCCCATCTCCGAACAGAAGGGTGGGAAGCCAGAGCCGCCTGCCATGCCTCAGCCGGTACCCACAGCATAA